A region from the Vicia villosa cultivar HV-30 ecotype Madison, WI linkage group LG3, Vvil1.0, whole genome shotgun sequence genome encodes:
- the LOC131658082 gene encoding uncharacterized protein LOC131658082, translated as MAAREYIHYHQPLWDQMQVNNRFCMKKLYDRAMEVAVEVNWKHVIQKNYARPRAILYLWLSCHGRLATKARLKRFGFIHEYTCVLCKVTVETIGHLLFECSETNKIWKEVLGWLGINHQPQCWEHELEWIKSNTKNKSSLAGILKIAIAETLCEVWYYRNADIFGNNSNSMSITKNIIDVISYRGWIHKKYRKRLALLMM; from the coding sequence ATGGCTGCTAGGGAATACATTCATTACCATCAACCTTTATGGGATCAGATGCAGGTTAACAATAGATTTTGCATGAAGAAGTTGTATGATAGAGCTATGGAAGTGGCTGTTGAGGTTAATTGGAAACACGTGATTCAAAAGAATTATGCGAGGCCTAGAGCTATTTTATACTTATGGTTATCATGCCATGGTCGTTTAGCCACAAAAGCCAGGTTAAAAAGATTTGGCTTCATTCATGAATATACTTGTGTGTTGTGTAAAGTGACAGTTGAAACCATAGGCCACCTACTGTTTGAATGCAGTGAGACAAATAAGATTTGGAAAGAGGTCCTTGGATGGTTGGGTATCAACCATCAGCCTCAATGTTGGGAGCATGAGCTTGAATGGATAAAGAGCAATACTAAAAACAAAAGCAGTCTAGCTGGTATTCTGAAAATAGCCATAGCTGAGACACTCTGTGAAGTATGGTATTATAGAAATGCTGACATATTTGGGAATAATTCGAATAGTATGAGCATAACCAAGAACATCATTGATGTTATTTCTTATAGAGGGTGGATAcacaaaaaatatagaaaaaggcTAGCTTTGCTAATGATGTAA
- the LOC131655779 gene encoding uncharacterized protein LOC131655779 isoform X2 gives MGTVTRSSTGRKPSEIMRLIVTTFIGAVFGFFLGVSFPTLSLTKFNLPSGLLPSIDLSYIEDRYSGRQAWSFMNNNNRRASPNHLSNDTSKIWVPSNPRGAESLPPGIVEAESDFYLRRLWGKPSEDLTFKPKYLVTFTVGYDMKNNIDAAVKKFSENFTILLFHYDGRVNEWDEFEWSKKAIHVSTRKQTKWWYAKRFLHPDIVASYDYIFIWDEDLGVEHFNAEEYLKLVKKHGLEISQPGLEPNKGLTWQMTKRRGDKEVHKVTEEKPGWCSDPHLPPCAAFVEIMAPVFSREAWRCVWHMIQNDLVHGWGLDFAVRRCVEPAHEKIGVVDAQWIVHQGVPTLGNQGKTETGKAPWQGVRERCRREWTMFQSRLANAEHAYFKSAASNHMSNSTAH, from the exons ATGGGGACCGTTACACGCAG TTCTACTGGTAGAAAACCAAGTGAAATTATGAGGCTTATTGTGACAACTTTTATTGGAGCAGTTTTTGGCTTCTTTCTAGGAGTGTCATTTCCCACATTGTCATTAACAAAG TTCAATCTTCCATCTGGCTTGCTTCCCTCAATTGATCTCTCTTACATTGAAGACAGATATTCAGGTCGTCAAGCTTGGTCTTTTATGAACAATAACAATAGAAGAGCTTCACCAAATCACTTATCAAATGATACATCAAAG ATTTGGGTTCCATCGAATCCAAGAGGAGCAGAAAGTTTACCTCCTGGCATTGTTGAAGCCGAGTCGGATTTTTACTTGCGTAGATTGTGGGGCAAGCCTAGTGAG GATTTAACGTTCAAGCCAAAGTACCTTGTGACCTTCACTGTTGGCTATGATATGAAAAACAATATTGATGCAGCTGTGAAAAAG TTTTCAGAGAACTTCACCATCCTTTTATTTCATTATGATGGCCGAGTTAATGAATGGGATGAGTTTGAATGGTCTAAGAAGGCTATTCATGTGAGTACTCGCAAACAGACCAAATG GTGGTATGCTAAGCGGTTTCTGCATCCTGACATCGTGGCTTCATATGACTATATATTTATATGGGATGAAGACCTGGGTGTTGAGCATTTTAATGCCGAGGA GTACTTAAAACTGGTGAAGAAGCATGGTCTGGAGATTTCACAGCCAGGTTTAGAACCTAATAAAGGGTTAACATGGCAAATGACAAAGAGAAGAGGAGATAAAGAAGTGCACAA AGTGACGGAGGAGAAACCGGGCTGGTGTTCGGACCCTCATCTACCTCCTTGTGCAGC TTTTGTTGAGATTATGGCTCCAGTCTTCTCACGAGAAGCATGGCGTTGCGTGTGGCACATGATTCAG AATGACTTAGTCCATGGGTGGGGTCTTGATTTTGCTGTTAGAAGATGCGTTGAG CCTGCACATGAGAAGATTGGAGTTGTTGATGCTCAGTGGATTGTTCACCAAGGTGTTCCCACACTAGGAAATCAG GGTAAAACAGAAACCGGGAAAGCACCTTGGCAGGGG GTAAGGGAGAGATGTAGGAGAGAGTGGACCATGTTCCAAAGTCGGTTAGCGAATGCAGAACATGCGTATTTCAAGTCTGCAGCAAGCAATCATATGTCGAATTCTACTGCTCATTAG
- the LOC131655778 gene encoding probable E3 ubiquitin-protein ligase XERICO, with amino-acid sequence MGLSNFPYAAEGVMPVIVMNTVLSVVLLKNMFRSILQVVGCTSSTITNSSNLEEEEEELYYQENSSSRESRVSITQYKSLCYNRSNVGRSHMVECCVCLSGFEANQEVSELPCKHFFHRGCLEKWFDNKHSSCPLCRSME; translated from the coding sequence ATGGGACTTTCAAACTTTCCCTATGCAGCAGAAGGTGTTATGCCTGTGATTGTGATGAACACAGTTTTATCTGTGGTTTTATTGAAGAACATGTTTAGATCGATTCTCCAAGTAGTTGGTTGCACATCAAGTACTATTACTAATTCATCAAatcttgaagaagaagaagaagaactctACTATCAAGAGAATAGTAGTTCGAGGGAAAGTAGGGTGTCAATAACACAGTACAAGTCATTGTGTTACAACAGGTCCAACGTAGGTAGAAGTCATATGGTAgagtgttgtgtgtgtttgtctGGTTTTGAAGCAAATCAGGAGGTGAGTGAGTTGCCTTGCAAGCATTTCTTTCATAGAGGTTGTTTAGAGAAATGGTTTGATAATAAACATAGTTCATGTCCTTTATGTCGTTCTATGGAATAG
- the LOC131658081 gene encoding uncharacterized protein LOC131658081 translates to MGCLLLVETGFGIWYAFHADMLVQKLAIDDVLLFSRGDYHSVELLLATFKEFSESTGLEVNPYKCNMFCSGMDEETMRKIISLSGFSVGSLPVRYLGIPLTCKKPSIAQYLPLIERIVGKIRHWTTKLLSTTGRIQLVKSVTTAVAQYWMNCFPIPKCVIHKIDSICRSFIWAGKEKSRKSPVAWKTMCSPMRKVGLNIINLEVWNRIAMLKCLWNISMKEIICGCVGSMVIF, encoded by the exons ATGGGGTGTCTCTTACTTGTTGAAACTG GTTTTGGGATTTGGTATGCATTCCATGCAGACATGCTTGTGCAGAAATTAGCTATAG ATGATGTTTTATTGTTTAGTAGGGGTGATTACCATTCTGTTGAGCTTCTCCTTGCAACTTTCAAGGAGTTTTCTGAATCCACAGGTCTGGAAGTGAATCCTTACAAATGCAATATGTTTTGCAGTGGCATGGATGAAGAAACAATGAGAAAAATCATAAGCCTTTCAGGATTCAGTGTTGGTAGCCTTCCGGTAAGATACCTAGGTATTCCCTTAACTTGTAAGAAGCCAAGCATAGCACAATACCTGCCTCTGATTGAGAGAATTGTTGGTAAGATAAGACATTGGACTACCAAGTTGCTTAGTACTACAGGTCGTATCCAGTTAGTTAAAAGTGTGACCACTGCAGTAGCTCAGTATTGGATGAATTGCTTCCCTATTCCCAAATGTGTGATTCACAAGATTGACTCTATATGTAGATCTTTTATATGGGCTGGTAAAGAGAAAAGTAGAAAGAGCCCTGTGGCTTGGAAAACAATGTGCAGCCCTATGAGGAAGGTTGGTCTTAACATCATAAATTTGGAAGTATGGAATAGAATTGCAATGCTGAAGTGTCTTTGGAACATTAGTATGAAAGAGATAATATGTGGGTGTGTTGGGTCCATGgttattttctga
- the LOC131655780 gene encoding uncharacterized protein LOC131655780 gives MNKLLDFGKKALFYARVLSGYEERRIRKFRMQLEQRVQQAQAKKAAINKVPEQIILSEVRRMVEEMQALNKKLEETEVAIEEYFKPLDQEAEFLMKMQLQGEEKTSDMMMKALEEQAMRRQAEAEKSTSVPQIENVETNLKESETLVQTCIEEEEKNLKDNTH, from the exons ATGAATAAGCTATTGGACTTTGGGAAGAAAGCCCTCTTTTATGCCAGGGTACTTTCTGGATATGAAGAGCGGAGAATTCGGAAATTTAGGATGCAGCTTGAACAACGGGTTCAACAG GCACAAGCAAAGAAAGCAGCCATAAACAAAGTACCTGAGCAGATCATATTATCTGAAGTTCGTCGTATGGTTGAAGAAATGCAAGCTTTGAACAAGAAGCTGGAAGAAACG GAGGTAGCCATTGAGGAATACTTCAAGCCTCTTGACCAGGAGGCTGAGTTTTTAATGAAAATGCAACTACAAGGGGAAGAGAAAACGTCGGATATGATGATGAAAGCACTAGAGGAACAAGCTATGCGTCGACAAGCTGAGGCAGAAAAAAGTACAAGTGTGCCTCAAATAGAAAATGTTGAAACCAACCTGAAGGAATCTGAGACTCTGGTGCAAACATGTATAGAAGAGGAagaaaaaaatttgaaggacAATACGCATTaa
- the LOC131655779 gene encoding uncharacterized protein LOC131655779 isoform X1 yields MGTVTRRCDQCSTGRKPSEIMRLIVTTFIGAVFGFFLGVSFPTLSLTKFNLPSGLLPSIDLSYIEDRYSGRQAWSFMNNNNRRASPNHLSNDTSKIWVPSNPRGAESLPPGIVEAESDFYLRRLWGKPSEDLTFKPKYLVTFTVGYDMKNNIDAAVKKFSENFTILLFHYDGRVNEWDEFEWSKKAIHVSTRKQTKWWYAKRFLHPDIVASYDYIFIWDEDLGVEHFNAEEYLKLVKKHGLEISQPGLEPNKGLTWQMTKRRGDKEVHKVTEEKPGWCSDPHLPPCAAFVEIMAPVFSREAWRCVWHMIQNDLVHGWGLDFAVRRCVEPAHEKIGVVDAQWIVHQGVPTLGNQGKTETGKAPWQGVRERCRREWTMFQSRLANAEHAYFKSAASNHMSNSTAH; encoded by the exons ATGGGGACCGTTACACGCAGGTGTGATCAATG TTCTACTGGTAGAAAACCAAGTGAAATTATGAGGCTTATTGTGACAACTTTTATTGGAGCAGTTTTTGGCTTCTTTCTAGGAGTGTCATTTCCCACATTGTCATTAACAAAG TTCAATCTTCCATCTGGCTTGCTTCCCTCAATTGATCTCTCTTACATTGAAGACAGATATTCAGGTCGTCAAGCTTGGTCTTTTATGAACAATAACAATAGAAGAGCTTCACCAAATCACTTATCAAATGATACATCAAAG ATTTGGGTTCCATCGAATCCAAGAGGAGCAGAAAGTTTACCTCCTGGCATTGTTGAAGCCGAGTCGGATTTTTACTTGCGTAGATTGTGGGGCAAGCCTAGTGAG GATTTAACGTTCAAGCCAAAGTACCTTGTGACCTTCACTGTTGGCTATGATATGAAAAACAATATTGATGCAGCTGTGAAAAAG TTTTCAGAGAACTTCACCATCCTTTTATTTCATTATGATGGCCGAGTTAATGAATGGGATGAGTTTGAATGGTCTAAGAAGGCTATTCATGTGAGTACTCGCAAACAGACCAAATG GTGGTATGCTAAGCGGTTTCTGCATCCTGACATCGTGGCTTCATATGACTATATATTTATATGGGATGAAGACCTGGGTGTTGAGCATTTTAATGCCGAGGA GTACTTAAAACTGGTGAAGAAGCATGGTCTGGAGATTTCACAGCCAGGTTTAGAACCTAATAAAGGGTTAACATGGCAAATGACAAAGAGAAGAGGAGATAAAGAAGTGCACAA AGTGACGGAGGAGAAACCGGGCTGGTGTTCGGACCCTCATCTACCTCCTTGTGCAGC TTTTGTTGAGATTATGGCTCCAGTCTTCTCACGAGAAGCATGGCGTTGCGTGTGGCACATGATTCAG AATGACTTAGTCCATGGGTGGGGTCTTGATTTTGCTGTTAGAAGATGCGTTGAG CCTGCACATGAGAAGATTGGAGTTGTTGATGCTCAGTGGATTGTTCACCAAGGTGTTCCCACACTAGGAAATCAG GGTAAAACAGAAACCGGGAAAGCACCTTGGCAGGGG GTAAGGGAGAGATGTAGGAGAGAGTGGACCATGTTCCAAAGTCGGTTAGCGAATGCAGAACATGCGTATTTCAAGTCTGCAGCAAGCAATCATATGTCGAATTCTACTGCTCATTAG